The following proteins are co-located in the Pyrobaculum calidifontis JCM 11548 genome:
- a CDS encoding peroxiredoxin, which yields MRFPDVELEAHTGEKVSPARVEKAVVYFFPKAFTQGCTRETIRFNELYDKFKAKGFEVFGVSTDSVETLRKFAEKYGVRFKLLSDRGGALASQLGILRPTGTAERVTYILVKGEIIHVLKGLRSADEHADKALSLI from the coding sequence ATGAGGTTCCCAGACGTGGAACTGGAGGCCCACACCGGCGAAAAAGTGTCACCGGCGAGAGTGGAAAAGGCCGTAGTATACTTCTTCCCCAAGGCGTTTACACAGGGATGCACCAGAGAGACAATACGGTTCAACGAGCTCTACGACAAGTTCAAAGCCAAGGGCTTTGAAGTATTTGGAGTGTCCACAGACAGCGTGGAGACCCTGAGAAAATTCGCAGAAAAGTATGGGGTCAGATTTAAGCTACTAAGCGACAGAGGAGGCGCGCTGGCCTCTCAGCTGGGCATACTGAGGCCGACTGGCACAGCCGAGAGAGTGACCTACATTCTCGTCAAAGGAGAAATAATCCACGTGTTAAAGGGCCTGCGTAGCGCGGACGAGCACGCAGACAAGGCCCTCTCGTTGATATGA
- a CDS encoding PaREP1 family protein, producing MDALQHLVDFIKRKKPDEDPVAYLYRLVEETLDPSERVDFYVESSEHFWREGLELVEKGELRQGSEKIWNSVVQLVKAAAEKKGLKHHTHRLVWATVRKIAMEHDPETITLFAAIEQLHINFYEGHLDKWDVEKLTEAAAKLRKVLFAYSMQIRQDMRSKIIRSTSSHLLFLNPLSTPRRCILNSNRIRPLLSLLYLVI from the coding sequence ATGGACGCACTTCAACACCTCGTCGACTTTATCAAGAGGAAAAAACCCGACGAAGACCCAGTGGCGTATCTCTATAGACTGGTCGAGGAGACCCTAGACCCCAGCGAGCGCGTCGACTTCTACGTAGAGTCCTCCGAACACTTCTGGCGTGAGGGGCTCGAGCTAGTGGAAAAAGGCGAGTTGAGACAGGGAAGCGAGAAAATTTGGAACTCAGTGGTCCAATTAGTCAAAGCGGCCGCCGAAAAGAAGGGCCTTAAACACCACACCCACAGACTCGTGTGGGCCACCGTTAGGAAAATAGCCATGGAACACGACCCCGAGACTATCACCCTCTTCGCTGCAATAGAACAACTCCACATAAACTTCTACGAAGGGCACTTAGACAAATGGGACGTGGAAAAGCTCACAGAAGCCGCGGCCAAGCTCAGAAAGGTGCTATTCGCGTACTCAATGCAAATAAGGCAGGACATGCGCAGTAAGATAATTCGCAGTACATCCTCACATCTTTTATTCCTCAACCCCCTCTCTACACCACGGAGATGTATCCTTAACTCGAACCGCATACGCCCCCTACTTTCTCTACTGTATCTTGTAATATAA
- a CDS encoding ATP-binding protein: MKGEDFSLYDVERAELGEEFKLALSRASDGANVFIVGPAGSGKTLMLRKLGLYLSRAGRRGVYVKLEWVKYGWGLSDYVSRYGARSRELTGLDGGVDADLILLDDGELVWGYGSAYKNLLRDLRGRQIVAAFREIDMDAAALLFGDGFVIYLKGEPAEAPVAKSPFGFAFLNKSAEIIVI, encoded by the coding sequence ATGAAGGGAGAGGATTTTTCACTGTACGACGTGGAGAGGGCGGAGCTTGGGGAAGAGTTCAAGTTGGCCCTATCTAGGGCGTCTGATGGCGCCAACGTGTTTATTGTGGGGCCGGCGGGTAGTGGGAAGACCCTAATGCTTAGGAAGCTGGGGCTCTACCTCTCGAGGGCGGGGCGGCGTGGAGTATATGTAAAACTCGAGTGGGTGAAGTATGGTTGGGGTCTCTCTGACTACGTGAGCCGATACGGCGCAAGGAGTAGAGAGCTCACGGGTCTCGACGGAGGCGTTGACGCCGACTTGATACTGCTCGACGACGGGGAACTGGTGTGGGGATACGGCTCCGCGTACAAGAACCTGCTGAGAGACTTAAGAGGCCGCCAGATTGTTGCGGCTTTTAGGGAAATTGATATGGACGCCGCGGCTCTCTTGTTCGGCGACGGTTTTGTGATATATCTAAAGGGAGAGCCTGCAGAGGCCCCTGTGGCGAAGTCACCGTTTGGGTTCGCCTTTCTGAACAAGTCTGCGGAAATTATTGTAATATAG
- a CDS encoding 50S ribosomal protein L14e: MVKVIDVGRVVVKVLGREAGRKAVVVDIVDENYVVITGPKSLSGVRRRRVNINHIEPTDKKIEIKKGASDEEVLKALEAAGLVEYMKERVKPKLFEITPADVK; the protein is encoded by the coding sequence ATGGTCAAGGTTATAGATGTGGGCAGGGTCGTAGTCAAAGTGTTGGGCAGAGAGGCTGGCAGAAAGGCGGTGGTAGTGGACATAGTCGACGAGAATTACGTGGTAATTACCGGCCCCAAGTCGCTGAGCGGCGTAAGGCGCAGGAGAGTGAACATAAACCACATCGAGCCCACAGACAAGAAGATTGAGATTAAGAAGGGCGCCTCTGACGAGGAGGTGCTTAAGGCGTTAGAGGCGGCAGGGCTTGTGGAGTACATGAAGGAGAGAGTAAAGCCGAAGCTGTTTGAAATTACTCCAGCCGACGTCAAGTGA
- a CDS encoding nicotinamide mononucleotide deamidase-related protein: MPTAYIITVGNELLIGRVVNTNAAWLASKLTYLGYSVRRIVVVPDVEEDIVEAFREAMAKADVVISTGGLGPTPDDITNLAFCKALGAEPVVNEEALKMVREKYASRGYPMTEERVKMAMMPPGAVPLPNPVGTAPGILYETGGKIVVLLPGVPREMEAIFEGYVEPLLKSRGPPAHFSERVVTVRGVPEADVAPIIREVMRQNPRVYVKSHPKGLEVDAPLLQIHIYASAPTPQEAEGAVDAALKKLVELIKSKFSNAAIY; this comes from the coding sequence GTGCCTACGGCCTACATAATTACTGTTGGCAACGAGCTGTTGATTGGGCGCGTGGTTAACACTAATGCCGCGTGGCTGGCGTCAAAGCTTACGTATTTGGGCTACAGCGTTAGAAGGATTGTGGTAGTTCCAGACGTGGAGGAGGACATAGTCGAGGCTTTTAGAGAGGCGATGGCTAAGGCTGACGTGGTCATATCCACGGGCGGGTTGGGCCCCACTCCTGACGATATAACGAATCTCGCCTTTTGTAAGGCCCTGGGGGCAGAGCCGGTGGTCAACGAGGAGGCGCTTAAGATGGTCAGGGAGAAGTACGCCAGCCGCGGGTACCCCATGACTGAGGAGAGGGTAAAGATGGCCATGATGCCCCCAGGCGCAGTCCCCCTCCCCAACCCAGTGGGCACGGCGCCTGGCATTTTATACGAGACGGGGGGCAAGATCGTGGTCCTTCTGCCCGGCGTGCCGAGGGAGATGGAGGCCATTTTCGAGGGCTATGTAGAGCCCTTGCTTAAGTCGAGGGGGCCCCCGGCGCATTTCTCCGAGCGAGTTGTGACAGTGAGGGGGGTCCCAGAGGCCGACGTCGCGCCTATAATACGCGAGGTCATGCGGCAAAACCCCAGGGTATACGTCAAAAGCCACCCCAAGGGACTCGAAGTAGACGCCCCCCTCCTCCAAATCCACATATATGCAAGCGCCCCCACTCCCCAAGAAGCCGAAGGCGCCGTAGATGCGGCCTTGAAAAAACTGGTCGAGTTGATTAAGTCGAAGTTCAGCAACGCGGCTATATACTGA
- a CDS encoding YkgJ family cysteine cluster protein, which translates to MFTCPIGCPADCCKFEAYEDMPVVLEEEIEVLKREAEKIGVKLEFEPIGSYNGVKLYKWIIRGWCPFYKGKCTIHEKKPLACRIYPLVLNLKTGEIYLSEKCLWVKVNGPKPLDHFPAEKEATKKLLIKLRIK; encoded by the coding sequence GTGTTTACATGCCCCATTGGGTGCCCCGCCGACTGTTGCAAATTTGAGGCATACGAAGATATGCCAGTGGTGCTGGAGGAGGAGATAGAGGTGCTCAAACGCGAGGCAGAGAAGATAGGCGTCAAGCTGGAGTTTGAGCCAATAGGCTCCTACAACGGCGTCAAGTTGTACAAGTGGATTATCAGAGGGTGGTGCCCCTTCTACAAGGGCAAGTGCACTATCCACGAGAAGAAGCCTCTCGCCTGTAGAATATACCCGCTCGTCCTAAACCTCAAGACGGGCGAAATATACCTCTCAGAGAAGTGCCTATGGGTAAAGGTAAATGGCCCAAAGCCCCTCGACCACTTCCCCGCAGAGAAGGAGGCAACGAAGAAACTATTGATAAAGCTAAGGATTAAGTAG
- a CDS encoding DMT family transporter, whose amino-acid sequence MLWLLPIGVLAVASASILIRLTPADPVAIAFWRLALATLIVAPFAAARGLPRGRELAYSVASGVLLAVHFLSWIPSLFLTTVAASTTLVNIHPVVMLLFTRALRERVGKWAVAGVLVATAGALLTTFAPGGLLGNALAILGAVSFAGYLALGRVVRSAVNTWGYVAVAYGSAAAVSLLAGAVLGSNLFNYSWQVFAMFLLIASIPMMAGHTVFNYLLGKYRAITVATSVLGEPVGATLLAALLLGETPAGYVETPVGALPLQAVGIAATLVGILLVVWEEIKTGR is encoded by the coding sequence ATGCTCTGGCTTCTGCCAATCGGCGTCTTGGCGGTGGCCTCCGCCTCTATCCTAATTAGACTCACGCCGGCGGACCCAGTGGCCATAGCGTTTTGGAGACTGGCGCTGGCCACTCTCATTGTGGCGCCTTTCGCCGCGGCGAGGGGTCTGCCCAGGGGGAGAGAGCTGGCATATTCTGTTGCGTCTGGCGTCTTGCTGGCAGTGCACTTCTTGAGCTGGATACCGTCGCTCTTTTTAACCACGGTGGCCGCCAGCACGACGCTGGTAAATATACACCCGGTGGTAATGCTCTTGTTTACCAGGGCGCTTAGGGAGCGCGTGGGGAAGTGGGCCGTGGCCGGGGTCCTTGTGGCAACCGCCGGGGCCTTGTTGACCACGTTTGCGCCAGGGGGGCTTCTGGGGAATGCGCTGGCCATTTTAGGCGCAGTGTCTTTCGCCGGGTATCTAGCCCTCGGCAGGGTGGTGCGTAGCGCGGTTAATACCTGGGGATATGTGGCAGTGGCGTATGGAAGCGCCGCGGCAGTTAGCCTACTGGCCGGAGCAGTCCTGGGGTCCAACCTCTTTAATTACAGCTGGCAGGTATTCGCAATGTTTCTCCTAATAGCGTCAATTCCCATGATGGCTGGGCATACTGTGTTTAACTACCTCCTGGGGAAGTACAGGGCGATTACTGTTGCCACAAGCGTCTTGGGGGAGCCCGTCGGCGCCACTCTACTTGCGGCTCTTCTACTGGGTGAGACTCCTGCGGGCTATGTGGAGACCCCCGTCGGCGCCTTGCCTCTACAGGCGGTGGGTATTGCGGCGACGTTGGTGGGTATCTTGCTCGTGGTCTGGGAAGAGATAAAAACGGGGAGGTAG
- a CDS encoding Gfo/Idh/MocA family protein: MRVAVVGIGGWGKNHLRVVAQLRGEGLVDTVYAVDIDETRLRWAEKVYGAQAVRGVEKAADLDVDAAIVATPTTLHARHAALFLSRGVPTLVEKPFTATLGEAYELLDLGKRTLVTTGYLLRFHQGVRYVKANLSKLGRFLSAYGKRTSRWPIRPGDVGVIKDLAIHDIDLVTYITGERARAVYAAGGSTRGQYEDHAQIFGQYGGSSAIFEANWLTPYKFRRIELTGDQGIFVIDFVTDEVYFYGEDGVYRPRLEVAEPLLLQDREFLLAASGKGGEVVAVEDIVYTLKLCEAAVVSIKTGKLVGLDEV, from the coding sequence ATGAGAGTCGCTGTGGTGGGAATAGGGGGTTGGGGGAAGAACCACCTCAGAGTCGTAGCACAGCTCAGGGGCGAGGGGCTTGTCGACACCGTATACGCCGTGGACATAGACGAGACCAGGCTACGGTGGGCCGAGAAAGTCTACGGCGCACAGGCTGTAAGAGGTGTGGAGAAGGCCGCCGACCTCGACGTAGACGCCGCCATAGTGGCAACTCCCACGACGCTGCACGCGCGCCACGCCGCACTCTTTCTCTCAAGGGGCGTGCCCACGCTGGTGGAAAAGCCATTCACTGCGACGTTAGGCGAGGCCTACGAGCTACTGGACTTGGGCAAGAGGACCTTAGTCACCACGGGGTACCTCCTCAGATTTCACCAGGGAGTTCGCTACGTCAAGGCGAATTTGTCTAAGCTGGGCCGCTTCCTCTCTGCGTATGGGAAAAGGACGTCTCGTTGGCCAATAAGGCCAGGCGACGTCGGCGTAATAAAAGACCTAGCAATCCACGACATAGACCTCGTGACGTACATCACGGGGGAGAGGGCGAGGGCGGTATACGCCGCGGGGGGCTCCACGAGGGGGCAATACGAGGACCACGCCCAGATATTTGGACAATACGGCGGCTCCTCGGCGATATTTGAGGCCAACTGGCTTACGCCGTACAAGTTTAGGCGGATTGAACTGACGGGGGATCAGGGCATATTTGTAATAGACTTTGTCACAGACGAGGTCTACTTCTACGGCGAAGACGGCGTATATAGGCCCAGGCTTGAGGTCGCCGAGCCCCTCCTACTGCAAGACAGAGAATTTCTGCTGGCAGCCTCTGGCAAAGGCGGAGAGGTCGTCGCAGTAGAGGACATCGTCTATACATTGAAATTGTGCGAGGCGGCCGTTGTCTCTATTAAGACAGGCAAGTTAGTGGGCTTAGACGAAGTATAG
- a CDS encoding CPBP family intramembrane glutamic endopeptidase — protein sequence MSKPASAVPLFLATAYLTALVLDVAALELVTPAASSPTGLAVWGITRMWSVALAVVVALWAEGRLRELKEIVGLSGRVLLPYFFAPLVVYGALGIYIALAAPLGLFQFQAYIDAIANAIRQYPVQDAEALARIVAYAQIAGAYIAAVTINAVVALGEEIGWRGYLFRRLGGEANLRNVVIIGVVWGLWHASAILLLGYNYYYNRWLGVPLFTAFTTALTYPLLLFAKNSVLPAASLHGAVNALWPLTVAASYLPPEARELYLGIGALGIAAWALTSLALYAAYAKIRSAKQNVPT from the coding sequence ATGAGCAAGCCCGCCTCCGCAGTGCCGCTCTTCTTAGCCACGGCGTATCTCACAGCCCTCGTCCTCGACGTCGCCGCTCTAGAACTTGTCACCCCGGCGGCCAGCTCGCCCACGGGGCTCGCCGTGTGGGGGATTACAAGAATGTGGAGCGTGGCACTCGCAGTAGTCGTTGCTCTGTGGGCCGAGGGGAGGCTGAGAGAGCTGAAGGAGATAGTCGGCCTCTCGGGGAGGGTCCTCTTGCCCTATTTCTTCGCTCCCCTCGTCGTCTACGGGGCCTTGGGGATATACATCGCGCTGGCGGCCCCCCTAGGCCTCTTCCAATTCCAGGCGTACATAGACGCAATAGCCAACGCGATTAGGCAATACCCAGTCCAAGACGCCGAGGCCTTGGCTAGAATCGTTGCGTATGCCCAAATCGCTGGGGCCTACATAGCCGCGGTTACAATAAACGCCGTAGTGGCGCTGGGAGAGGAAATAGGTTGGAGGGGCTACCTCTTCCGCAGACTAGGCGGCGAGGCCAATTTGCGCAACGTAGTGATAATAGGCGTGGTTTGGGGGCTGTGGCACGCGTCGGCCATACTGCTCCTAGGCTACAACTACTACTACAATAGGTGGCTGGGAGTGCCCCTCTTCACCGCGTTTACCACCGCCCTCACCTACCCCCTCCTCCTCTTCGCCAAGAACAGCGTCCTTCCCGCCGCGTCGCTACACGGCGCGGTGAATGCCCTCTGGCCCCTTACAGTGGCCGCGAGCTATCTGCCCCCAGAGGCTAGAGAGCTGTACCTCGGTATCGGCGCCCTGGGCATAGCCGCTTGGGCTCTCACCTCACTAGCCCTATACGCCGCCTACGCCAAAATACGCTCAGCCAAGCAAAACGTGCCGACTTAG
- a CDS encoding Clp1/GlmU family protein — translation MFTIEVPPGHAALVKGPAEVLCAGKCAVFGGHFESFTVPPHKRYPVEGPATLKLKGGEVALVAEPAIPPDWALEAVDVVALVGPTDAGKSSLATFLLNVHVARGKRVCVVDADVGQSDIGPPGFVAYSCTSAQVPHISELSPLNAYYVGAANLQGLEDLLVAGVVWALKEAMSTYPHLVLINTPGWTTGRGLQLLKALADATAAEVVNIGERVLPGAVVSRPKYALPRGPQERKELRVYSYRRHVSLRGKVAVELDKLRNCAWDKGLTCLWGRYVAADVEEPEKKGREYAVPSHYLRHIFAALYKGKKLVGYGVVEKFEPKPTLYASTEDFDEVWIGKIRIDPHTLEELDPLP, via the coding sequence ATGTTTACCATCGAAGTGCCCCCAGGCCACGCGGCGCTTGTAAAAGGCCCCGCAGAGGTCCTCTGCGCGGGCAAATGCGCCGTGTTCGGAGGCCACTTCGAGAGCTTCACAGTACCTCCCCACAAGCGGTACCCAGTGGAGGGCCCCGCCACGCTCAAGTTAAAAGGCGGCGAAGTCGCGCTAGTGGCCGAGCCGGCCATTCCGCCCGACTGGGCCCTCGAGGCGGTGGATGTGGTGGCCCTCGTGGGGCCCACAGACGCTGGGAAGAGTAGCTTGGCCACATTCCTCCTCAACGTGCACGTGGCCAGGGGGAAGAGGGTGTGCGTAGTAGACGCAGACGTGGGCCAGTCCGACATAGGGCCCCCAGGCTTTGTGGCATATAGTTGCACCTCGGCGCAAGTTCCACACATCTCAGAGCTCAGCCCCTTAAACGCCTACTACGTAGGCGCCGCGAATCTACAGGGGCTTGAAGACCTCCTCGTGGCGGGGGTAGTGTGGGCGTTGAAGGAGGCCATGTCCACGTACCCCCACCTCGTCTTAATAAACACCCCTGGGTGGACCACTGGGAGGGGCTTGCAGTTGCTCAAGGCTTTGGCCGACGCCACAGCCGCCGAGGTTGTAAACATAGGCGAGAGGGTATTGCCCGGCGCCGTGGTGTCACGGCCGAAGTACGCCCTGCCCCGCGGCCCCCAAGAGAGGAAAGAGCTACGCGTCTACTCCTACAGACGCCACGTATCGCTGAGGGGAAAGGTCGCCGTAGAGCTCGACAAGCTTAGAAACTGCGCGTGGGACAAAGGCCTGACCTGCCTCTGGGGCAGATACGTGGCCGCCGACGTGGAAGAGCCGGAGAAAAAAGGCAGGGAATACGCAGTGCCCTCGCACTACCTACGCCACATATTCGCCGCCTTGTACAAGGGCAAGAAGCTTGTGGGCTACGGCGTAGTAGAGAAGTTTGAGCCCAAGCCAACCCTTTACGCATCGACGGAGGACTTCGACGAGGTTTGGATAGGCAAAATTAGGATAGACCCCCACACCCTAGAGGAGCTCGACCCACTCCCCTGA
- a CDS encoding DsrE/DsrF/DrsH-like family protein: protein MSKVVIMLADNDIARAYHALVVATSARAMGYEVHLFATGLGALIFSKRPRTRLLGLPALAMWLIKRRLKRLGAASVKELARQCLSLGVKVYVDEPVLKMLGVEPLEGVEVAGSLTFLALAKEADLVLTF, encoded by the coding sequence ATGTCTAAGGTCGTCATTATGCTCGCCGACAACGACATAGCGCGTGCCTATCATGCATTGGTGGTGGCAACGTCGGCGAGGGCCATGGGCTACGAGGTCCACCTCTTTGCCACAGGCCTTGGGGCCCTCATATTTAGCAAGAGGCCAAGGACTAGGCTGTTGGGCCTCCCGGCCTTGGCCATGTGGCTCATTAAGCGCAGGCTTAAGAGACTGGGGGCTGCCAGCGTGAAGGAGCTGGCGAGGCAGTGCCTCTCTCTGGGGGTTAAGGTCTATGTCGACGAGCCGGTGTTGAAGATGCTTGGCGTAGAGCCGCTGGAGGGGGTGGAGGTCGCGGGGTCTCTCACCTTTCTAGCTCTTGCAAAAGAGGCCGACCTCGTGCTGACTTTTTAA
- a CDS encoding sulfurtransferase TusA family protein translates to MKVYEVKGPCPELSIVLARIAAEAAEGEEVKIVSKWRYVLNDVEKSAKIIGLEVVSARALGDVVEVVVKKSARGRPLLQELER, encoded by the coding sequence ATGAAGGTCTACGAGGTGAAAGGCCCCTGCCCCGAGCTTAGCATTGTGCTTGCGAGAATAGCGGCTGAGGCCGCCGAGGGGGAAGAGGTGAAGATTGTGAGCAAGTGGCGCTACGTGTTAAACGACGTAGAAAAATCGGCCAAGATCATAGGGCTTGAGGTAGTGAGCGCCCGCGCCTTAGGCGACGTGGTGGAGGTTGTGGTTAAAAAGTCAGCACGAGGTCGGCCTCTTTTGCAAGAGCTAGAAAGGTGA
- a CDS encoding DUF211 domain-containing protein: MGDRPPIRRMVIDAAIPTKGVTIVDVARELYKVEGVKAVRITVDDVDVDVLGLAIVVEGENIDYREVEEALERVGGVVHSIDEVVVGEYIPQAGATT; encoded by the coding sequence GTGGGGGATCGTCCTCCAATACGTCGCATGGTGATAGACGCGGCGATACCTACCAAGGGTGTGACAATAGTGGACGTCGCCAGAGAGCTCTATAAAGTGGAGGGCGTGAAGGCGGTTAGAATTACCGTAGACGATGTGGATGTAGACGTGTTGGGGCTCGCAATAGTGGTCGAGGGGGAGAACATAGACTACAGAGAGGTGGAAGAGGCTCTTGAGAGAGTCGGCGGCGTTGTCCATTCTATCGATGAGGTAGTAGTCGGCGAGTATATACCGCAGGCCGGTGCGACCACGTGA
- a CDS encoding RNA-guided pseudouridylation complex pseudouridine synthase subunit Cbf5 yields MKCGSREVFVKLEEGTNPQWGKPPSSRSAEEHIRYSFLILDKPRGPTSHEVAAWVKKILGVERAGHSGTLDPKVSGVLPVAVAEGTKVLMALSRADKVYIAVAKFHGDVDVENLRRVLQELQGEIYQKPPLRSAVKRQLRTRRVYSLELLELDGRYAVLKMHVEAGTYARKLIHDLGEILGVGANMRELRRVAVSCFTEDEAVTLQDLADAYYIWKKYGDDTYLRRVLLPIEEIARPLPKIWVRDSAVDALCNGAPLAAPGVAKFEHPFSRGDLVAYFTLKGELIGIGRALVDSEEVKKMEKGLVARTDRVVMPRGTYPPMWRRGGKSFKSGT; encoded by the coding sequence GTGAAGTGCGGCAGTAGGGAGGTTTTTGTAAAACTGGAGGAGGGGACGAATCCGCAGTGGGGCAAACCGCCGTCGAGTAGAAGCGCAGAGGAGCACATACGGTACTCTTTTCTCATTTTAGACAAGCCCAGGGGGCCGACTAGCCACGAGGTTGCGGCGTGGGTGAAGAAGATTTTGGGAGTGGAGAGGGCTGGGCACTCGGGCACTCTGGACCCGAAGGTGTCCGGTGTCCTTCCAGTGGCCGTGGCTGAGGGGACTAAGGTGCTTATGGCTTTGTCTAGGGCGGACAAGGTCTACATAGCCGTGGCCAAGTTCCACGGCGATGTAGACGTAGAAAATCTGCGGAGGGTGTTGCAGGAGCTTCAGGGGGAGATCTACCAGAAGCCCCCGCTCCGCTCCGCGGTGAAGAGGCAACTTAGAACGCGCCGGGTTTACTCCCTGGAGCTTTTGGAGCTTGACGGGAGGTACGCAGTGCTGAAAATGCACGTGGAGGCCGGCACCTATGCTAGAAAGCTTATCCACGACTTGGGGGAAATCTTGGGGGTTGGGGCAAATATGAGGGAGCTCCGCCGCGTGGCGGTCTCGTGTTTTACAGAGGACGAGGCCGTGACTCTGCAGGACTTGGCAGACGCGTACTACATTTGGAAGAAGTACGGCGATGATACATATCTCAGGAGGGTGTTGCTCCCAATAGAGGAGATAGCGAGACCTCTGCCCAAGATCTGGGTCCGCGACAGCGCCGTTGACGCCCTCTGCAACGGCGCCCCCCTCGCTGCACCCGGCGTGGCCAAGTTTGAACACCCGTTTAGCCGCGGCGACTTAGTGGCCTATTTTACGCTTAAGGGCGAGCTCATAGGCATTGGAAGAGCGCTTGTCGACAGTGAGGAGGTTAAGAAAATGGAGAAGGGGCTTGTGGCGCGGACCGACCGGGTGGTCATGCCCCGCGGCACCTATCCGCCCATGTGGAGGCGAGGCGGTAAAAGCTTTAAAAGTGGCACCTAG
- a CDS encoding 4Fe-4S ferredoxin, with product MVEFIVEGPWDDDEKLAIGVGLSMTFRRALVHAEPSPNALKAAEGAVWGALLIKPCPPGLPCHRDIKEAVAVSEAELALVGYEGPDPPTTTRRVSTFNKHYMRPWRWARGGEEAKVGHPLLPLMSCLYTLLKMRDDVPIVISDVRLKPTAPAGPDYMVTPTWHLPREVAEVVDVHLPPLKAGAIALGVLMGGYRAGPVIAIVKQRDELAETVVKMGGYVVALNEEGDPCQLFERRAVGYSPKVSKYTVDPALCDRCGECLKTACPAITPSPAGHPQILPTCTGCSACALVCTRGAIR from the coding sequence GTGGTGGAGTTCATAGTGGAGGGGCCCTGGGACGACGACGAGAAGTTGGCCATTGGAGTTGGCTTGTCCATGACCTTTAGACGCGCCCTAGTCCACGCAGAGCCCAGCCCCAATGCGCTAAAAGCCGCCGAGGGGGCCGTCTGGGGCGCTCTACTCATAAAGCCTTGCCCGCCCGGCCTCCCCTGCCACAGAGACATAAAAGAGGCCGTGGCCGTGTCCGAGGCAGAGCTCGCGCTTGTGGGCTACGAGGGCCCCGACCCGCCGACGACAACGCGCCGAGTGTCCACATTCAACAAGCACTACATGAGGCCCTGGAGGTGGGCCAGAGGCGGCGAAGAGGCGAAAGTGGGCCACCCGCTCCTCCCCCTAATGTCCTGCCTCTACACCCTCTTGAAGATGAGAGACGACGTGCCGATAGTAATCTCCGACGTGAGACTAAAGCCCACAGCCCCCGCGGGGCCCGACTACATGGTTACGCCGACATGGCACCTCCCAAGAGAGGTAGCAGAAGTCGTAGACGTGCATCTGCCCCCGCTCAAGGCCGGGGCAATAGCGCTGGGCGTCTTAATGGGAGGCTACAGGGCGGGCCCCGTCATAGCCATAGTCAAGCAAAGAGACGAGCTGGCGGAGACCGTCGTGAAGATGGGGGGCTACGTAGTGGCACTAAACGAGGAGGGAGACCCCTGCCAACTCTTCGAAAGGCGGGCAGTGGGCTACAGCCCCAAGGTCAGCAAATACACAGTGGACCCAGCGCTCTGCGACCGATGCGGAGAATGCCTAAAAACCGCCTGCCCCGCCATTACGCCGTCGCCGGCAGGCCACCCACAGATACTCCCCACTTGCACGGGCTGTAGCGCCTGCGCGCTGGTATGCACAAGAGGGGCCATACGCTGA
- a CDS encoding CPBP family intramembrane glutamic endopeptidase yields MRTAVVALLPPLALMAGGVAAMYTPKCGLAAAITVAYLVMTPLAYYARPYVARNLRHVAVAAFSMAALWALQYALAPLLSQYDVTNLIVSMLSTCDKWKIYLTLSAIVLAPAAEEALFRGILFQELEKRAGLAVAYVGSALAFAAAHGFPALIPLYFAYGLVLTHAFRGGGFLFATLLHGVNNLLALYPILQ; encoded by the coding sequence ATGCGCACGGCTGTAGTGGCGCTGTTGCCTCCCTTGGCGCTAATGGCGGGAGGCGTCGCGGCCATGTATACGCCCAAGTGCGGCCTCGCCGCCGCGATAACTGTTGCGTATCTAGTAATGACGCCGCTGGCCTACTACGCAAGGCCGTACGTGGCGAGAAATTTAAGGCATGTGGCAGTGGCGGCGTTTTCCATGGCCGCTTTGTGGGCGCTACAGTACGCACTAGCACCTCTCCTCAGCCAGTACGACGTGACCAATCTCATAGTGTCAATGCTTTCCACATGCGACAAGTGGAAAATATACCTCACGCTTTCGGCCATTGTCTTAGCCCCAGCGGCGGAGGAGGCGCTGTTTAGAGGCATCCTTTTCCAAGAACTAGAGAAGAGGGCGGGGCTAGCCGTGGCGTATGTGGGAAGCGCGCTTGCATTCGCCGCGGCACACGGCTTTCCAGCACTAATCCCGTTGTACTTCGCCTACGGCCTCGTCTTAACACACGCGTTCAGAGGTGGCGGCTTCCTCTTCGCAACCTTGCTACACGGGGTAAACAACCTCTTGGCCCTCTACCCTATATTACAATAA